The Bicyclus anynana chromosome 4, ilBicAnyn1.1, whole genome shotgun sequence genome window below encodes:
- the LOC128199920 gene encoding protein obstructor-E-like isoform X2, producing the protein MSTQQCRAGLFVLVASLAVVSCAQVEDPCKTKSRVVADDKYCDKYWECDGGQPVQYDCPNGLVFAGKHRGVTEGCDYPWRSNYCEYPKAQINPPIGTEHCDWLYGIFGHETSCTRYWTCWNGTATEQLCIGGLLYNENAHSCDWPENVDGCQKHPLCNEDPNGNVPLGKSCNRYWQCQGGYPRLQRCPAMLVFDRRSLRCVVPPTEDCDVPTTTTQAPEEEDPRQGQQPSKRPNNNEYQEGQGRQRQRN; encoded by the exons TACTCGTAGCGAGTTTAGCAGTGGTGTCGTGCGCGCAAGTTGAAGACCCTTGTAAGACTAAATCAAGAGTGGTCGCCGACGACAAATACTGCGACAAGTACTGGGAGTGTGACGGTGGTCAACCGGTGCAGTATGACTGTCCCAACGGGCTGGTCTTCGCTGGCAAACACCGAGGCGTGACAGAGGGGTGCGATTACCCTTGGAGATCGAACTACTGCGAATATCCTAAAGCGCAAATAA ATCCACCAATTGGCACTGAGCACTGCGACTGGCTGTACGGTATCTTCGGACATGAAACCTCTTGCACCAGATACTGGACGTGTTGGAACGGAACTGCCACTGAACAACTGTGTATCGGCGGTTTGCTTTACAACGAGAATGCTCACTCTTGCGATTGGCCGGAGAACGTTGATGGTTGCCAGAAACATC CCCTTTGCAACGAGGATCCCAACGGCAACGTGCCGCTAGGCAAGTCCTGCAACCGCTACTGGCAGTGCCAGGGCGGGTACCCGCGTCTGCAGCGCTGCCCCGCCATGCTGGTGTTCGACAGACGGTCGCTGAGATGTGTGGTACCACCCACTGAGGACTGCGATGTGCCTACCACCACCACGCAAGCGCCGGAGGAGGAGGATCCGAGACAG GGACAACAACCATCAAAGAGGCCGAACAACAACGAGTATCAAGAAGGTCAAGGTCGTCAAAGACAGAGGAATTAG